A stretch of the Sphingosinithalassobacter tenebrarum genome encodes the following:
- a CDS encoding (2Fe-2S)-binding protein has translation MSEHRIETKVNGEAVAAHVEARETLADFLRGKLGQTGTHLGCEHGVCGACTVIVDGAPVRACLMLAVQADGTAITTVEGLADPDGTLHPVQQALRDEHGLQCGFCTPGIVMTLAALTADGAKPAEDALKDALTGHICRCTGYQGILRVAQRLAGEAA, from the coding sequence ATGAGCGAGCATCGCATCGAAACGAAGGTCAACGGAGAGGCCGTGGCCGCGCATGTCGAGGCGCGCGAAACGCTCGCCGATTTCCTGCGCGGAAAACTGGGGCAGACCGGCACCCATCTCGGCTGCGAACATGGCGTATGCGGCGCCTGCACCGTGATCGTCGACGGCGCGCCGGTGCGCGCGTGCCTGATGCTCGCGGTACAGGCCGACGGCACTGCGATCACCACCGTCGAGGGGCTCGCCGATCCCGACGGCACGCTCCACCCCGTCCAGCAGGCATTGCGCGACGAGCACGGCCTGCAATGCGGCTTCTGCACGCCGGGCATCGTGATGACGCTTGCCGCGCTGACCGCCGATGGGGCCAAACCAGCCGAGGATGCGCTCAAGGACGCGCTTACCGGCCATATCTGCCGCTGCACCGGCTATCAGGGAATCCTCCGCGTCGCGCAGCGTCTGGCGGGAGAAGCGGCATGA
- a CDS encoding FAD binding domain-containing protein, translated as MKPAPFDYVKPETLEEALEHLAQAGPEAAILAGGQTLLPLLALRMSTPSLVVDINGIAELQGFSHGTDGLKVGAVTRQAAALGDATVAEHLPILAHAISHVGHVQTRARGTIGGSVSLGEPAAELPATAVALGASVEVRSASERRMIPAEELYYGPYTTALEPEELVTAVHFPTLKPGTQPFFREIARRPGDFALVGLVGTICVTNGKVADASIAWFGMGPMPMKSYRAEAALIGQAPEGLDFAGIAELAVADTDPFDDHHATADYRRTVAKRALARALTETLNVRQAA; from the coding sequence ATGAAACCCGCACCGTTCGACTATGTGAAGCCCGAAACGCTCGAGGAAGCACTCGAACATCTCGCGCAGGCGGGACCGGAGGCGGCGATCCTCGCGGGCGGGCAGACGTTGCTGCCGCTGCTCGCGCTGCGGATGAGCACGCCGTCGCTGGTGGTCGATATCAACGGCATCGCCGAGTTGCAGGGCTTCTCGCATGGCACTGACGGGCTGAAGGTCGGCGCAGTGACCCGGCAGGCGGCGGCGCTGGGCGACGCGACGGTGGCGGAGCATTTGCCGATCCTCGCCCACGCCATTTCCCATGTCGGCCATGTCCAGACGCGCGCACGCGGGACGATCGGCGGATCGGTGTCGCTCGGCGAACCGGCAGCCGAACTGCCTGCGACTGCCGTGGCGCTCGGCGCATCGGTGGAAGTGCGCTCGGCGAGCGAGAGGCGGATGATCCCGGCCGAGGAGCTTTATTACGGCCCCTACACCACCGCGCTCGAACCCGAGGAACTGGTGACAGCGGTGCATTTCCCGACGCTCAAGCCCGGCACCCAGCCCTTCTTCCGCGAAATCGCGCGGCGGCCGGGCGATTTCGCGCTGGTCGGGCTGGTCGGCACAATTTGTGTCACGAACGGCAAAGTCGCCGACGCCAGCATCGCCTGGTTCGGCATGGGACCGATGCCGATGAAGTCCTATCGCGCCGAAGCCGCACTGATCGGCCAGGCACCCGAGGGGCTCGATTTCGCCGGCATCGCCGAACTGGCGGTCGCCGACACCGACCCCTTCGACGATCACCACGCCACCGCCGACTATCGCCGAACGGTGGCCAAGCGCGCGCTCGCCCGCGCGCTCACCGAAACGCTGAATGTGAGGCAGGCGGCATGA
- a CDS encoding CoxG family protein, with protein MQMTGEQRISAPRERVWEALNDPAILKACIPGCQSVEKLSDTEYKATVAIRIGPIGAKFDGKIALSDLDPPKSCTITGEGQGGGAGFAKGGAKVRLDEADGGTLLAYDVDAQVGGRLAQVGGALIDATAKRLAGQFFKKFGAVLEEGVPQEEAAPSPAPAPESTGDIVNHETRPPSPPIPAPTTQSLPVGWILAILGTLVFGFLLGRATGEAPGDWAGLAIAVTVIAAAALAFELGRRNAPGEPRR; from the coding sequence ATGCAGATGACGGGGGAACAGCGGATTTCCGCGCCTCGCGAGCGGGTTTGGGAGGCACTTAACGACCCGGCGATATTGAAAGCATGCATTCCCGGCTGTCAGTCGGTCGAGAAGCTGTCGGACACCGAGTACAAAGCGACGGTGGCGATCAGGATCGGTCCGATCGGCGCGAAATTCGACGGCAAAATCGCGCTTTCGGACCTCGACCCGCCCAAAAGCTGCACCATCACCGGCGAGGGCCAGGGCGGCGGCGCGGGCTTTGCCAAGGGCGGCGCCAAGGTGCGGCTCGACGAAGCCGATGGCGGGACGCTCCTTGCCTATGATGTCGACGCGCAGGTCGGCGGTCGGCTGGCGCAGGTCGGCGGCGCGTTGATCGACGCGACGGCGAAGCGGCTGGCGGGGCAGTTCTTCAAGAAATTCGGTGCGGTGCTGGAGGAAGGCGTGCCGCAGGAGGAAGCCGCTCCCTCCCCCGCCCCGGCACCCGAAAGCACCGGGGACATCGTCAATCACGAAACCCGTCCGCCGAGCCCGCCCATCCCGGCGCCGACGACGCAGAGCCTGCCGGTCGGCTGGATCCTCGCGATCCTCGGCACGCTGGTGTTCGGTTTCCTGCTCGGGCGCGCCACCGGTGAGGCGCCCGGCGACTGGGCCGGGCTGGCGATTGCCGTGACGGTGATCGCGGCGGCCGCGCTCGCCTTCGAACTCGGGCGCCGCAACGCGCCCGGGGAGCCGCGCCGATGA